A genomic region of Arachis hypogaea cultivar Tifrunner chromosome 5, arahy.Tifrunner.gnm2.J5K5, whole genome shotgun sequence contains the following coding sequences:
- the LOC112802640 gene encoding probable calcium-binding protein CML25 — protein sequence MGFRSLFNRKKKLINKSLSSPSDAATAGTTGSPLISRSPSLAVYTRAEFVSELEQVFKKFDVNGDGKISSSELGSIMGSLGQSASKEELDKMIREVDADGDGFISLDEFIELNTKDIDPNEVLENLKDAFSVFDIDGNGSITADELHNVMASLGEPCSLDECRKMINGVDSDGDGAIDFEEFRTMMTGSRFVSLES from the coding sequence ATGGGCTTCAGATCCCTCTTCAACCGCAAGAAGAAACTCATCAACAAATCTTTATCATCGCCATCCGACGCCGCCACCGCCGGCACCACCGGCTCCCCGCTCATCTCCCGCTCGCCGTCCTTGGCGGTGTACACCCGCGCCGAGTTCGTCTCCGAATTGGAGCAAGTCTTCAAGAAATTCGACGTTAACGGAGATGGCAAGATCTCTTCCTCGGAATTAGGATCCATAATGGGAAGCCTTGGGCAATCTGCAAGCAAAGAGGAACTTGACAAGATGATTCGCGAGGTCGATGCAGATGGCGATGGATTTATCAGCCTTGACGAGTTCATTGAACTAAACACCAAAGACATTGATCCCAATGAGGTTCTAGAAAACCTAAAGGACGCGTTCTCCGTTTTCGACATCGACGGCAATGGCTCTATCACTGCGGACGAGTTGCACAACGTCATGGCCAGCCTCGGCGAACCGTGTTCTCTCGACGAGTGCCGGAAAATGATCAACGGTGTTGACAGTGACGGCGATGGCGCCATCGATTTTGAGGAGTTCAGGACGATGATGACGGGTTCTCGCTTTGTGTCACTTGAAAGTTAA